Proteins encoded by one window of Roseibium sp. Sym1:
- a CDS encoding universal stress protein has product MFKKILVPVDPAETGFAEDALAKASQMARDYGAKIHLLAVCPEVQSFVASQLPEGWQEAEFQETAKILDTIAAGLDAPEGAVDKAVRMGSVYHEVIEEAERSGCDLVLMTSHKPGLSTYFVGSNAAHIVRHAPCSVMVLRGS; this is encoded by the coding sequence ATGTTCAAGAAAATCCTCGTACCCGTCGATCCGGCCGAAACCGGCTTTGCCGAAGACGCGCTCGCCAAGGCGTCGCAGATGGCGCGCGACTATGGTGCCAAGATCCATCTTCTGGCAGTGTGCCCGGAAGTTCAGAGCTTCGTGGCCAGCCAGCTCCCGGAAGGCTGGCAGGAAGCGGAGTTCCAGGAAACGGCCAAGATCCTCGACACGATCGCCGCCGGCCTTGATGCGCCCGAAGGCGCGGTGGACAAGGCCGTTCGCATGGGCTCCGTCTATCATGAAGTGATCGAGGAAGCGGAACGGTCGGGATGCGACCTGGTGCTGATGACCTCGCACAAGCCGGGCCTGTCGACCTATTTCGTCGGGTCCAACGCCGCCCATATCGTGCGGCATGCACCCTGTTCGGTGATGGTGCTGCGCGGCAGCTGA
- a CDS encoding MFS transporter: MTYFTQNAHPNEMTGWRSPAVLLMIMAGAMQLSFAAWWNLMNNFAVQELDFTGREIGIQQSIREIPGFLSFLAIYLLLLMREQTLAYVSLLLLGVGVAVTGYFPTAMGFYVTTLIMSIGFHYYETMAQSLSLQWLPKATAAASMGKIISVGAFAQLVAYGVIFVAWKTFDLSFATVFAIAGGLTLVVLAFLMMAYPHFREGVPQRKKLVLRKRYWLYYALTFMAGARRQIFTVFAGFLMVERFGYDVHEVALLFLLNGGFNMLLAPSIGKLIVRFGERKALILEYIGLIIVFVSYAFVTNATLAAGLYVIDHAFFAIAIAIKTYFQKIADPADIAPTAGVAFTINHIAAVFIPVLFGLIWLISPAAVFLAGAGMAVISLLLASLIPSNPEEGHEVDFWYRKPAAQPAE; this comes from the coding sequence ATGACCTACTTCACGCAAAACGCCCATCCGAACGAAATGACAGGCTGGCGCTCGCCGGCGGTTCTCCTGATGATCATGGCAGGCGCCATGCAGCTGTCCTTTGCGGCCTGGTGGAACCTGATGAACAATTTTGCGGTCCAGGAGCTGGATTTCACCGGCCGCGAAATCGGTATCCAGCAATCGATCCGTGAAATTCCCGGGTTCCTGAGCTTCCTCGCGATCTACCTGCTCTTGCTGATGCGCGAGCAGACGCTGGCCTATGTCTCGCTGCTGCTGCTGGGCGTCGGCGTCGCCGTCACCGGCTATTTCCCGACGGCAATGGGCTTTTATGTGACCACCCTGATCATGTCGATCGGGTTCCACTATTACGAGACCATGGCCCAGTCGCTGTCGCTGCAATGGCTGCCCAAGGCAACCGCCGCCGCGAGCATGGGCAAGATCATCTCCGTCGGCGCCTTCGCCCAGCTGGTCGCCTACGGCGTCATTTTCGTGGCCTGGAAGACCTTCGACCTGTCCTTCGCCACGGTCTTTGCCATTGCCGGCGGACTGACCCTGGTGGTGCTCGCCTTCCTGATGATGGCCTATCCGCATTTTCGCGAGGGCGTGCCCCAGCGCAAGAAGCTGGTCCTCAGGAAACGCTACTGGCTTTATTACGCCCTTACCTTCATGGCCGGTGCCCGGCGGCAGATCTTCACGGTGTTCGCCGGCTTCCTGATGGTCGAGCGCTTCGGCTACGACGTCCACGAGGTGGCGCTGTTGTTCCTGTTGAACGGCGGTTTCAACATGTTGCTGGCGCCGAGCATCGGCAAGCTGATCGTCCGCTTCGGTGAGCGCAAGGCCCTGATCCTGGAATATATCGGCCTGATCATCGTTTTTGTCAGCTACGCCTTTGTCACCAATGCGACCCTGGCGGCCGGCCTCTACGTGATCGACCACGCCTTCTTTGCCATCGCGATCGCGATCAAGACCTATTTCCAGAAGATCGCCGACCCGGCGGACATCGCACCGACCGCGGGCGTCGCCTTCACGATCAACCATATCGCGGCGGTGTTCATCCCGGTCCTGTTCGGCCTGATCTGGCTGATCTCCCCGGCGGCCGTCTTCCTGGCCGGTGCCGGCATGGCCGTGATCAGCCTCCTGCTGGCAAGCCTGATCCCGAGCAACCCGGAGGAAGGCCACGAGGTCGACTTCTGGTACCGCAAACCGGCAGCCCAGCCGGCGGAGTGA
- a CDS encoding helix-turn-helix transcriptional regulator: protein MRNHLKSLRGQQGWSQADLAERLDVSRQTVIALEKGKYDPSLPLAFRISRVFGLPIEKLFEPDDL, encoded by the coding sequence ATGCGCAATCACCTGAAAAGCTTGAGAGGCCAACAAGGCTGGTCCCAGGCGGATCTGGCGGAGAGGCTCGATGTCAGCCGGCAGACGGTCATTGCCCTGGAAAAGGGCAAGTACGATCCAAGTCTGCCCCTGGCTTTCAGGATTTCGCGGGTGTTTGGTCTTCCCATCGAGAAACTTTTCGAACCTGATGATCTGTAG
- a CDS encoding beta strand repeat-containing protein has protein sequence MRSSSDRPGLRASQIRRQALLASCALWLVLPSGALAGDITIPSGTTVTTTQTLTDVGDTGTVDNGGAIDVTDEDGLVLDNDDQTAVNNGDIDVEYTAGPSLAGIGSLGANSMITNNGTVTGTGGDIFGIVTINDGATILNNGTVDMSGDFSIGIEIDGDNSSIENGGTIMTDGFLSDGIYVFGDDGTATNNGTIETSGEDSFGIYSDGAASMLINNDTITTTGDYSYGIGADGDDATITNDGSVSTAGDEADGLNASGDDSSVTNSGTVTTTGDDAHGIDADGANAVVLNRGTITTTNDDATGIDSDGGATNAVITNSGTISVQGDSALGIESKGDGSTITNSGSITTAGSGAPAIGSQGDDSTITNSGTLTTTGFSSFGIGALGARADITNSSTITTAGEDSDGIFTSGEGATVRNSSTITTTGEDAFGIGSTGDDSEVTNTGTIVTEGEDSDGVNADGDRSTVLNSNKITTGGLDAHGIDADGDNTNVTNSGTITTTGVGGHGIDADGNNATIANTGSIHTSGAEAHGISATGSGATISNTSFDTISVSGSNSFGIQVDNDNADVNNSGKITASGEDGNGVEVTGNSAIVTNTGTIDNSGSRTGTLAASGHGIAIVGDDATVTSSGTVSSDNGSAIYIDGANAMVTLQDGSRTVGILTFTDSATAAFTYSGNRTAIFGFSSVPGTLGTGDLVFRTSGNTVTYLNPDNFQLQTTAPTFTALTRELADGLERQMDLNRLGETGFVATNGTPAETVADRWAVWATPYGGVLNRSGGDGFDHRFGGLMAGAERGFAPDLRAGVTGGFSFGQTDSDNDIHSADTYSVFAGGYLNRNWQATFAQVSVLGGYLGSDEEVTVLNNMVAGGLQDLSIDYGYVFVSPTARVGHAFASAQGTFTPSVRARYSGLWQTGDATETSTGLTVSGRSLNVVELRGQTEFDFTPIIRDSGAFHFGVAAGVDGIFTLSDSIDGNLSGTALNLSIDNDDTVVRGFAAANAVWQTNGGASFLAGIEGGYDSAETLSATVRLGGKVAF, from the coding sequence GTGAGATCCAGCAGCGACAGGCCGGGCCTGCGGGCCAGCCAGATACGGCGCCAAGCGCTGCTGGCAAGCTGCGCCTTATGGCTCGTCTTGCCGTCTGGCGCGCTGGCCGGTGACATTACCATCCCGTCCGGCACGACAGTCACCACGACACAGACACTGACCGATGTCGGCGACACGGGCACGGTGGACAACGGCGGCGCGATCGACGTCACCGACGAGGACGGTCTGGTTCTCGACAATGACGACCAGACCGCCGTCAACAATGGCGACATCGACGTCGAATATACGGCCGGCCCTTCGCTGGCCGGCATCGGTTCCCTGGGTGCCAACTCGATGATCACCAACAACGGCACCGTCACCGGAACGGGTGGCGACATTTTCGGCATCGTCACGATCAATGACGGTGCGACCATTCTCAACAACGGTACCGTTGACATGTCGGGCGATTTCTCGATCGGGATCGAAATCGACGGCGACAATTCCAGCATCGAGAACGGCGGCACCATTATGACCGACGGATTCCTGTCCGATGGTATCTATGTGTTCGGTGACGACGGCACGGCAACCAACAACGGCACGATCGAAACCAGCGGCGAAGATTCCTTCGGGATCTATTCGGACGGCGCCGCCTCGATGCTCATAAACAACGACACCATCACCACCACCGGCGACTATTCCTACGGCATCGGTGCCGACGGCGACGACGCGACGATCACCAACGACGGTTCGGTTTCCACCGCGGGGGACGAAGCGGACGGCCTGAATGCGTCGGGGGACGATTCCAGCGTCACCAATTCCGGCACGGTGACGACGACGGGAGACGACGCCCACGGCATCGATGCCGACGGAGCCAATGCCGTCGTCCTCAACCGCGGCACGATTACGACCACCAATGACGACGCCACCGGAATTGATTCCGACGGCGGCGCCACCAACGCCGTCATCACCAATAGCGGAACCATCTCCGTGCAGGGCGACAGTGCCCTTGGGATCGAGTCCAAAGGCGACGGCAGCACCATTACCAATTCGGGTTCGATAACCACTGCCGGCAGCGGCGCTCCGGCCATTGGTTCCCAAGGTGACGATTCCACCATCACCAACTCAGGCACTCTTACCACCACCGGCTTCAGTTCCTTCGGCATCGGCGCCCTAGGCGCGCGCGCGGATATTACAAATTCCAGCACGATCACAACCGCGGGTGAAGATTCCGACGGAATCTTCACCTCTGGAGAAGGCGCAACCGTTCGAAACTCAAGCACAATCACCACAACCGGTGAGGATGCCTTCGGTATCGGATCGACGGGGGACGACTCCGAGGTGACCAATACCGGCACGATCGTGACGGAGGGCGAGGATTCCGACGGGGTCAATGCCGACGGCGACAGATCGACGGTTCTGAACTCGAACAAGATCACTACCGGGGGGTTGGACGCGCACGGTATCGATGCCGACGGCGACAACACGAACGTCACCAACAGCGGAACGATTACGACCACCGGGGTCGGCGGCCACGGCATCGACGCCGACGGCAACAATGCGACCATTGCCAACACCGGATCGATCCATACGTCAGGCGCGGAAGCGCATGGCATCAGTGCCACGGGAAGTGGCGCAACCATTTCCAACACCAGCTTCGACACGATTTCCGTGAGCGGCAGCAACAGTTTCGGTATCCAGGTCGACAACGACAACGCCGATGTCAACAATTCCGGCAAGATCACTGCGTCGGGCGAAGACGGCAACGGCGTCGAAGTCACGGGCAACAGTGCAATCGTCACCAACACCGGCACCATCGACAACAGCGGCTCGAGAACCGGCACGCTCGCAGCCTCGGGGCACGGCATTGCCATTGTCGGCGACGACGCGACCGTGACCTCGTCCGGGACGGTGTCCTCCGACAACGGATCGGCCATCTATATCGATGGCGCCAACGCAATGGTAACGCTGCAGGACGGATCCCGGACCGTCGGCATCCTGACCTTCACCGACTCCGCCACTGCCGCCTTCACCTATTCGGGCAACCGGACCGCGATCTTCGGCTTCTCGAGCGTCCCGGGCACACTGGGCACGGGCGATCTGGTCTTTCGGACAAGCGGCAACACTGTCACCTACCTCAATCCGGACAATTTCCAGCTGCAGACCACGGCCCCGACCTTCACGGCGCTGACACGTGAGCTGGCGGATGGCCTTGAGCGGCAAATGGATCTGAACCGCCTTGGAGAAACCGGGTTTGTCGCCACCAACGGTACCCCGGCCGAGACCGTGGCGGACCGTTGGGCGGTCTGGGCAACGCCCTATGGCGGTGTCCTGAATCGCAGTGGCGGTGACGGCTTCGACCACAGGTTCGGCGGCCTGATGGCCGGCGCGGAACGCGGCTTCGCCCCAGATCTGCGCGCCGGCGTGACCGGCGGCTTCTCATTCGGCCAAACCGACAGCGACAACGACATCCATTCCGCGGACACATACAGCGTCTTCGCCGGCGGCTACCTGAACCGGAACTGGCAGGCCACCTTCGCCCAGGTCAGCGTGCTGGGCGGGTACCTGGGCAGCGACGAAGAGGTCACCGTGCTTAACAACATGGTCGCCGGTGGACTGCAGGACCTCTCGATCGATTACGGCTATGTGTTTGTCAGCCCGACCGCGCGCGTCGGCCACGCCTTCGCGTCGGCACAGGGCACATTCACACCCAGTGTGCGGGCGCGCTATTCCGGCCTCTGGCAGACTGGCGACGCCACCGAGACCTCGACCGGCCTGACCGTCTCCGGCCGGTCGCTGAACGTCGTCGAGCTGCGCGGCCAGACCGAATTCGATTTCACACCGATCATCCGGGACAGCGGCGCGTTCCATTTCGGTGTCGCGGCGGGTGTCGACGGCATCTTCACCTTGTCCGACAGCATCGACGGCAACCTCTCCGGAACCGCCCTGAACCTGTCCATCGACAATGACGATACGGTTGTACGCGGCTTCGCCGCCGCAAATGCCGTCTGGCAGACCAATGGCGGCGCCAGTTTCCTGGCCGGCATCGAGGGCGGCTATGACAGTGCCGAAACCCTGTCGGCGACCGTCCGCCTCGGCGGCAAGGTCGCCTTCTGA
- a CDS encoding vWA domain-containing protein, producing the protein MFITFFTELKSAGIPVSLREYLSLMEALDKDLAEKSVEDFYYLARLSLVKDESNLDKFDRVFGQVFKGLELMSDVPVTDIPEEWLRKLAEKHLTDEEKAQIEALGGFEKLMETLRERLKEQEKRHQGGNKWIGTAGTSPFGAYGYNPEGVRIGQKESRHRRAVKVWDKREFKDLDDTQLLGTRNIQVALKRLRNFARTGAADELDLDNTIRATAHKGLLDIKMRPERHNAVKVLLFFDIGGSMDDHIRVCEELFSAARSEFKVMEHFYFHNCLYEYVWKENRRRHTERISTMDVLHKYPADYKIIFVGDASMSPYEIAYPGGSVEHWNEEPGAAWMQRLTGLYKSAVWLNPVREQHWHYTQSIQMLNELMEGRMFPMTVEGLTEAMKELAR; encoded by the coding sequence ATGTTCATCACCTTTTTCACCGAACTCAAATCCGCAGGCATTCCGGTTTCGCTCCGGGAATACCTGAGCCTGATGGAAGCGCTCGATAAGGATCTCGCGGAGAAGAGCGTCGAGGATTTCTATTATCTCGCGCGCCTCTCGCTGGTGAAGGACGAGAGCAACCTCGACAAGTTCGACCGGGTGTTCGGCCAAGTCTTCAAGGGCCTGGAGCTGATGAGCGACGTGCCTGTGACCGACATTCCGGAAGAGTGGCTGCGCAAGCTTGCCGAAAAACATCTCACGGACGAGGAAAAGGCGCAGATCGAGGCGCTTGGCGGGTTCGAGAAGCTGATGGAGACCCTGCGCGAGCGCCTGAAGGAACAGGAAAAGCGCCACCAGGGCGGCAACAAGTGGATCGGGACGGCCGGCACCTCGCCTTTCGGTGCCTATGGCTACAATCCCGAGGGCGTGCGCATCGGCCAGAAGGAGAGCCGGCACCGCCGCGCGGTCAAGGTCTGGGACAAGCGCGAGTTCAAGGATCTCGACGACACCCAGCTTCTCGGCACCCGCAACATCCAGGTGGCCCTGAAGCGCCTGCGCAACTTTGCCCGCACCGGCGCGGCCGACGAACTGGACCTGGACAACACCATCCGCGCGACCGCGCACAAGGGGCTTCTTGACATCAAGATGCGCCCGGAGCGGCACAACGCGGTGAAGGTATTGCTGTTTTTCGATATCGGCGGTTCGATGGACGATCACATCCGGGTTTGCGAGGAACTGTTTTCAGCGGCACGCTCCGAGTTCAAGGTGATGGAGCATTTCTACTTCCACAATTGCCTTTACGAATATGTCTGGAAGGAGAACCGCCGCCGCCACACCGAACGCATTTCGACCATGGACGTGCTGCACAAGTACCCCGCCGACTACAAGATCATCTTCGTCGGCGACGCCTCCATGAGTCCTTACGAAATCGCCTATCCGGGCGGCTCGGTGGAACACTGGAACGAAGAACCCGGTGCCGCCTGGATGCAGCGGCTGACCGGCCTTTACAAGAGCGCTGTCTGGCTCAACCCCGTGCGTGAACAGCACTGGCACTACACACAGTCCATCCAGATGCTGAACGAGCTGATGGAGGGCCGCATGTTCCCGATGACCGTGGAGGGCCTCACCGAGGCGATGAAGGAACTGGCGCGATAG
- a CDS encoding YcjF family protein has protein sequence MTGSRPPSGRKPTAFRLDDAKVRMTDDEDRMPSAGEALVTRAFAEDEEPRLPRAASTPRTGIRFGRWLLVGLTGLASLAVGLAVDSLVRDLFARNDWLGWLAIALAGIAALGLLGLVVREIAGLARLGKIDHLRENLKVAADADDAKAATAGLKDLMALYADRPETAQGRKLLGGHMREVIDGRDLVKLAERDLLGPLDLEARRIVLNSAKRVSVVTAVSPRALVDLLMVLFENLRIIRRVSALYGGRPGTLGFLRLARHVAAHLAVTGGMAAGDSLASEILGHGLAARLSARLGEGVINGLLTARIGIAAISVCRPAPFVSGSGPSVKEFMVELTSLANKQEAEQNN, from the coding sequence ATGACCGGATCCAGACCACCTTCGGGCCGCAAGCCGACGGCCTTCCGGCTCGACGACGCCAAGGTGCGCATGACCGATGACGAAGACCGGATGCCGTCCGCCGGCGAGGCCTTGGTCACCAGGGCCTTTGCGGAGGACGAGGAGCCGCGCCTGCCACGCGCCGCCAGCACGCCGAGAACCGGCATCCGCTTCGGCAGGTGGCTTCTGGTCGGGCTGACGGGTCTGGCATCCCTTGCCGTCGGCCTGGCGGTGGACAGCCTGGTCCGGGACCTGTTTGCCCGCAACGACTGGCTCGGCTGGCTGGCAATTGCCCTGGCCGGAATTGCGGCGCTCGGCCTTCTCGGCCTCGTTGTGCGCGAGATCGCCGGACTGGCGCGCCTTGGAAAGATCGACCACCTGCGCGAAAACCTGAAAGTCGCGGCGGACGCCGACGACGCCAAGGCGGCAACGGCGGGCCTGAAAGACCTGATGGCGCTTTATGCAGACAGGCCGGAAACCGCCCAGGGCCGCAAACTGCTCGGCGGACATATGCGCGAGGTCATTGACGGGCGCGACCTGGTCAAACTGGCGGAGCGGGATCTCCTCGGCCCGCTGGACCTGGAAGCGCGCCGGATCGTCCTCAACAGCGCCAAGCGCGTGTCCGTCGTGACCGCGGTCAGTCCACGCGCGCTGGTGGATCTTCTGATGGTGCTGTTTGAAAATCTCAGGATCATCCGCAGGGTGTCGGCACTGTATGGCGGCCGGCCCGGGACACTGGGTTTTCTGCGCCTGGCCAGGCATGTTGCCGCCCATCTTGCCGTCACCGGCGGCATGGCGGCCGGAGACAGTCTGGCGTCCGAAATTCTCGGCCATGGCCTGGCTGCGCGATTGTCGGCAAGACTGGGTGAAGGCGTCATCAACGGATTGCTGACCGCCCGCATAGGAATCGCCGCCATCTCGGTATGCCGCCCGGCCCCCTTCGTTTCCGGATCGGGTCCGAGCGTGAAGGAATTCATGGTCGAACTCACGTCGCTCGCCAACAAGCAGGAAGCCGAGCAGAACAATTAA
- a CDS encoding 2Fe-2S iron-sulfur cluster-binding protein → MPKITFVTADGNQTEVDAAEGSTVMENAIKNMVPGIEAECGGACACATCHVYVDDAWSGKTGSPEPMEEDMLDFAYDVKPTSRLSCQIKVTGELDGLVVHIPERQA, encoded by the coding sequence ATGCCGAAAATCACATTTGTTACCGCCGACGGAAATCAAACCGAAGTCGACGCCGCCGAGGGCTCCACGGTGATGGAAAACGCCATCAAGAACATGGTGCCGGGCATCGAGGCGGAATGCGGCGGGGCCTGCGCCTGCGCGACCTGCCACGTCTATGTCGACGATGCCTGGAGCGGCAAGACGGGGTCTCCGGAGCCCATGGAAGAGGACATGCTCGACTTCGCCTATGACGTGAAGCCGACCTCGCGCCTGTCCTGTCAGATCAAGGTCACCGGCGAGCTGGACGGTCTGGTCGTGCACATCCCGGAACGCCAGGCGTAA
- a CDS encoding AraC family transcriptional regulator, which produces MSIHPELAEFPKEAIAAPIIGYARTQLKGRNNGWHAHDAAQLFHVVKGSIAIDTDLGTYFVPPERAVWLPPRVSHQTRYLTDTELRYIYVQYDHTRDLPQTPQVMQVTTLLRSLILEFMSYPRAETVEGPAARIAAVILDQLKLLPAAPLQLPMPQDPKLRNLCEDVVRCPAHIPSLSEAADRCTTSVRSFERRIKAETGLSYRTWCRQVKLFRALELLASGRSVSDVSHKLGYEGPSAFVSTFRKAFGVTPGRYFGGAAD; this is translated from the coding sequence ATGAGCATTCATCCCGAACTTGCCGAATTTCCCAAGGAAGCGATTGCCGCGCCGATCATCGGCTATGCGCGCACGCAGCTGAAGGGCCGGAACAACGGTTGGCACGCCCATGACGCGGCCCAGTTGTTCCACGTGGTCAAGGGATCGATTGCCATCGATACGGATCTCGGCACCTATTTTGTCCCGCCGGAGCGCGCCGTCTGGCTGCCACCCCGGGTCAGCCACCAGACCCGTTATCTGACCGATACGGAACTGCGCTACATCTACGTGCAATATGACCACACGCGGGACTTGCCTCAGACACCGCAGGTGATGCAGGTAACCACGCTGTTGCGGTCGCTGATCCTGGAGTTCATGTCCTATCCGCGTGCCGAAACAGTGGAGGGGCCCGCGGCCCGGATTGCGGCCGTTATCCTCGATCAGCTCAAGCTGCTGCCCGCCGCACCGCTGCAATTGCCCATGCCGCAGGACCCGAAGCTGCGCAACCTGTGTGAGGACGTGGTGCGCTGTCCGGCGCATATACCTTCGCTCAGCGAGGCGGCGGACCGCTGCACCACGTCCGTGCGGTCGTTCGAGCGGCGGATCAAGGCGGAAACGGGTCTTAGCTACCGGACCTGGTGCCGGCAGGTGAAGCTGTTCCGGGCACTGGAGCTTCTGGCGTCGGGGCGAAGCGTCTCCGATGTCTCGCACAAGCTTGGCTATGAAGGCCCGAGCGCCTTTGTGTCGACCTTCAGGAAGGCCTTCGGGGTCACGCCCGGTCGCTATTTCGGCGGCGCAGCCGATTGA
- a CDS encoding Hpt domain-containing protein: MAYASQARVAGRTGPEAPIDLVQLATNTLGNRDLEVQVLHLFKSQSSSTLDRLMSESDTSVRLDLVHTLKGSARAIGAERVAVVCESLEQMMTAHPDAETGGLTAAVDEVNAYIRDLLES; this comes from the coding sequence ATGGCCTATGCGTCCCAGGCCCGCGTCGCCGGTCGGACCGGTCCGGAAGCACCGATCGATCTGGTGCAGCTGGCCACAAACACGCTTGGTAACCGGGATCTTGAGGTCCAGGTCCTGCATTTGTTCAAATCGCAGTCCTCCAGCACGCTGGACCGGCTGATGAGCGAAAGCGACACTTCGGTCCGGCTGGACCTGGTGCATACGCTCAAGGGGTCGGCAAGGGCCATCGGAGCGGAACGGGTTGCCGTGGTCTGCGAAAGCCTGGAACAGATGATGACGGCGCACCCGGACGCGGAGACGGGCGGTCTCACGGCGGCGGTCGACGAGGTGAACGCCTATATCCGGGACCTTCTTGAAAGCTGA